The following are encoded together in the Vespa velutina chromosome 3, iVesVel2.1, whole genome shotgun sequence genome:
- the LOC124947458 gene encoding dual specificity protein kinase CLK2 isoform X4, with translation MFIFAQRDGMSTSRQGSASRRSRYARSSTTTSVTQLLTDSCSNLLQRLTTRVRGTSTANDRSIGTRRSPNASNYLSSARIRLEDKYSSILDKYTNKKHANDKEKSIELGNGNVAGYSRRKNEREHSFNRRDSYGREEKTLEPSMPRSVIKSPTSVLLSEKAYPYVSSVNIRESKREKTPGYRRTSDRQTHLGSEAYRRYGRHKSGHAETRNRKVRPHRNGKSEQLDNCRSTSLRSLARPNRVEPLSLVAGKEVLSDPEKTPTGSGIVDDAIPKYEPNYDDNEEVDPAISERAAKRKEIQSLIMKYAAMDEAYSELATGGGQGNAKPSTTDIIASKYKKNTRGSNNKKEVTKNTYASNTSSTVINEVDTNHAISPRPPSVEDDEDGHLVYQSGDILANRYKVLATLGEGTFGKVVKVKDMQMDHVMALKIIKNVEKYREAAKLEINALEKIAAKDPEGHHLCVKMLDWFNYHGHMCIAFEMLGLSVFDFLKNNMLQRDNNYQPYPLEHVRHMGYQLCYAVKFLHDNKLTHTDLKPENILFVDSDYESTYNSKKRKDVRRVKRTDIRLIDFGSATFDHEHHSTIVSTRHYRAPEVILELGWSQPCDVWSIGCILFELYLGITLFQTHDNREHLAMMERILGTIPHRMARKTKTKYFYYGKLDWDDKSSAGRYVRDNCKPLYRYLLSDDDEHRQLFDLIKRMLEYEPSQRIALKDALQHPFFDSLPAHQRLTDPRAAGDSQQSHERSHSLSR, from the exons ATGTTCATATTCGCGCAACGCGACGGTATGTCGACCAGCAGACAAGGATCGGCGTCACGACGTAGTCGTTATGCTCGTTCCTCGACAACGACCAGCGTGACACAGCTCTTAACTGATTCTTGCAGTAATTTGCTTCAACGATTGACCACCAGGGTACGTGGCACTTCGACGgctaacgatcgatcgatcggaacAAGACGATCACCGAATGCTAGCAATTATCTTAGCAGTGCCAGAATTCGATTAGAAGACAAGTATTCCTCTATATTGGATAAGTATACCAATAAGAAACATGCCaatgataaagagaagagTATCGAGCTTGGTAATGGAAACGTTGCTGGTTATTcacgaagaaagaatgaacgaGAGCATAGCTTTAATCGAAGAGATTCTTATGGTAGGGAGGAGAAAACATTGGAACCATCGATGCCACGTTCTGTCATTAAAAGTCCCACCAGTGTACTTTTAAGCGAGAAAGCTTATCCTTACGTCAGTTCGGTTAACATTAGAGAGTCTAAACGTGAGAAAACACCTGGTTATCGTAGGACATCCGATAGACAAACACACTTAGGCTCGGAAGCTTATCGACGTTACGGTAGACACAAATCCGGCCACGCTGAGACACGCAATAGAAAGGTCAGGCCACATCGGAATGGTAAAAGCGAACAACTCGACAATTGCAGGTCGACCTCCCTTAGATCTTTAGCTCGTCCAAACAGAGTCGAACCTTTGAGCTTAGTCGCCGGCAAGGAAGTTCTTAGCGATCCAGAGAAAACACCAACCGGTAGCGGTATTGTGGACGATGCGATACCAAAGTACGAACCTAACTACGACGATAACGAGGAAGTTGATCCAGCTATTTCCGAAAGAGCAGCCAAACGCAAAGAGATACAAAGTTTGATTATGAAATATGCGGCTATGGATGAGGCTTACAGCGAATTAGCAACTGGTGGTGGTCAAGGAAATGCGAAACCAAGTACAACCGATATCATCGCCAGCAAGTATAAGAAGAATACTCGTGGTAGTAATAACAAAAAGGAAGTCACGAAGAATACATATGCGTCGAATACTTCGTCGACTGTCATTAACGAGGTGGATACGAACCACGCGATC AGCCCACGACCGCCCTCCGTCGAGGACGACGAAGACGGCCACCTTGTTTACCAATCCGGCGACATCCTGGCAAATAGAT ATAAAGTACTGGCCACCCTAGGAGAGGGTACTTTTGGAAAAGTTGTCAAGGTTAAGGACATGCAAAT GGATCACGTAATGGCTCTCAAGATTATCAAGAACGTCGAGAAGTATCGAGAAGCTGCGAAGCTTGAGATCAATGCTCTGGAGAAGATAGCCGCTAAGGATCCTGAGGGACATCA TTTATGCGTCAAAATGTTAGACTGGTTCAATTATCATGGACATATGTGTATCGCCTTTGAGATGCTTGGACTGAGCGTTTTCGATTTTttg aaaaataatatgttacaGAGAGACAACAATTATCAACCTTATCCGTTGGAACATGTTAGGCATATGGGTTATCAGCTTTGTTATGCAGTCAAGTTTTTACACGACAACAAACTTACGCACACAGATCTTAAACCCGAAAATATCTTATTCGTAGATTCCGATTACGAAAGCACGTACAATAGTAAAAAG cGAAAGGATGTGAGGCGCGTTAAAAGGACCGACATCAGACTAATCGATTTTGGCAGTGCTACGTTTGACCATGAACACCATAGCACAATTGTTAGTACAAGACATTACAGGGCGCCTGAAGTTATTTTAG AATTAGGATGGTCTCAACCTTGCGATGTATGGTCCATTGGTTGCATTCTATTCGAATTGTACCTGGGTATAACCTTATTCCAAACACACGATAATCGTGAACATTTGGCAATGATGGAACGTATATTAGGTACAATTCCACATCGTATGGCAAggaaaacgaagacgaagtACTTCTATTACGGTAAATTAGATTGGGATGACAAAAGTTCAGCCGGCAGATATGTTCGTGACAATTGTAAACCTTTATAC CGTTATTTGTTGTCGGACGACGATGAACATCGACAACTATTCGATCTTATTAAAAGAATGCTGGAATATGAGCCATCCCAAAGGATAGCACTGAAGGATGCCTTGCAACATCCATTTTTCGACTCTCTTCCAGCGCATCAGAGATTAACCGATCCACGTGCAGCCGGTGATTCACAACAAAGTCATGAACGATCGCACTCGCTCTCTCGATGA
- the LOC124947458 gene encoding dual specificity protein kinase CLK2 isoform X2, with product MFIFAQRDGMSTSRQGSASRRSRYARSSTTTSVTQLLTDSCSNLLQRLTTRVRGTSTANDRSIGTRRSPNASNYLSSARIRLEDKYSSILDKYTNKKHANDKEKSIELGNGNVAGYSRRKNEREHSFNRRDSYGREEKTLEPSMPRSVIKSPTSVLLSEKAYPYVSSVNIRESKREKTPGYRRTSDRQTHLGSEAYRRYGRHKSGHAETRNRKVRPHRNGKSEQLDNCRSTSLRSLARPNRVEPLSLVAGKEVLSDPEKTPTGSGIVDDAIPKYEPNYDDNEEVDPAISERAAKRKEIQSLIMKYAAMDEAYSELATGGGQGNAKPSTTDIIASKYKKNTRGSNNKKEVTKNTYASNTSSTVINEVDTNHAISPRPPSVEDDEDGHLVYQSGDILANRYKVLATLGEGTFGKVVKVKDMQMDHVMALKIIKNVEKYREAAKLEINALEKIAAKDPEGHHLCVKMLDWFNYHGHMCIAFEMLGLSVFDFLKNNMLQRDNNYQPYPLEHVRHMGYQLCYAVKFLHDNKLTHTDLKPENILFVDSDYESTYNSKKFSLFKRKDVRRVKRTDIRLIDFGSATFDHEHHSTIVSTRHYRAPEVILELGWSQPCDVWSIGCILFELYLGITLFQTHDNREHLAMMERILGTIPHRMARKTKTKYFYYGKLDWDDKSSAGRYVRDNCKPLYRYLLSDDDEHRQLFDLIKRMLEYEPSQRIALKDALQHPFFDSLPAHQRLTDPRAAGDSQQSHERSHSLSR from the exons ATGTTCATATTCGCGCAACGCGACGGTATGTCGACCAGCAGACAAGGATCGGCGTCACGACGTAGTCGTTATGCTCGTTCCTCGACAACGACCAGCGTGACACAGCTCTTAACTGATTCTTGCAGTAATTTGCTTCAACGATTGACCACCAGGGTACGTGGCACTTCGACGgctaacgatcgatcgatcggaacAAGACGATCACCGAATGCTAGCAATTATCTTAGCAGTGCCAGAATTCGATTAGAAGACAAGTATTCCTCTATATTGGATAAGTATACCAATAAGAAACATGCCaatgataaagagaagagTATCGAGCTTGGTAATGGAAACGTTGCTGGTTATTcacgaagaaagaatgaacgaGAGCATAGCTTTAATCGAAGAGATTCTTATGGTAGGGAGGAGAAAACATTGGAACCATCGATGCCACGTTCTGTCATTAAAAGTCCCACCAGTGTACTTTTAAGCGAGAAAGCTTATCCTTACGTCAGTTCGGTTAACATTAGAGAGTCTAAACGTGAGAAAACACCTGGTTATCGTAGGACATCCGATAGACAAACACACTTAGGCTCGGAAGCTTATCGACGTTACGGTAGACACAAATCCGGCCACGCTGAGACACGCAATAGAAAGGTCAGGCCACATCGGAATGGTAAAAGCGAACAACTCGACAATTGCAGGTCGACCTCCCTTAGATCTTTAGCTCGTCCAAACAGAGTCGAACCTTTGAGCTTAGTCGCCGGCAAGGAAGTTCTTAGCGATCCAGAGAAAACACCAACCGGTAGCGGTATTGTGGACGATGCGATACCAAAGTACGAACCTAACTACGACGATAACGAGGAAGTTGATCCAGCTATTTCCGAAAGAGCAGCCAAACGCAAAGAGATACAAAGTTTGATTATGAAATATGCGGCTATGGATGAGGCTTACAGCGAATTAGCAACTGGTGGTGGTCAAGGAAATGCGAAACCAAGTACAACCGATATCATCGCCAGCAAGTATAAGAAGAATACTCGTGGTAGTAATAACAAAAAGGAAGTCACGAAGAATACATATGCGTCGAATACTTCGTCGACTGTCATTAACGAGGTGGATACGAACCACGCGATC AGCCCACGACCGCCCTCCGTCGAGGACGACGAAGACGGCCACCTTGTTTACCAATCCGGCGACATCCTGGCAAATAGAT ATAAAGTACTGGCCACCCTAGGAGAGGGTACTTTTGGAAAAGTTGTCAAGGTTAAGGACATGCAAAT GGATCACGTAATGGCTCTCAAGATTATCAAGAACGTCGAGAAGTATCGAGAAGCTGCGAAGCTTGAGATCAATGCTCTGGAGAAGATAGCCGCTAAGGATCCTGAGGGACATCA TTTATGCGTCAAAATGTTAGACTGGTTCAATTATCATGGACATATGTGTATCGCCTTTGAGATGCTTGGACTGAGCGTTTTCGATTTTttg aaaaataatatgttacaGAGAGACAACAATTATCAACCTTATCCGTTGGAACATGTTAGGCATATGGGTTATCAGCTTTGTTATGCAGTCAAGTTTTTACACGACAACAAACTTACGCACACAGATCTTAAACCCGAAAATATCTTATTCGTAGATTCCGATTACGAAAGCACGTACAATAGTAAAAAG ttctctctttttaagcGAAAGGATGTGAGGCGCGTTAAAAGGACCGACATCAGACTAATCGATTTTGGCAGTGCTACGTTTGACCATGAACACCATAGCACAATTGTTAGTACAAGACATTACAGGGCGCCTGAAGTTATTTTAG AATTAGGATGGTCTCAACCTTGCGATGTATGGTCCATTGGTTGCATTCTATTCGAATTGTACCTGGGTATAACCTTATTCCAAACACACGATAATCGTGAACATTTGGCAATGATGGAACGTATATTAGGTACAATTCCACATCGTATGGCAAggaaaacgaagacgaagtACTTCTATTACGGTAAATTAGATTGGGATGACAAAAGTTCAGCCGGCAGATATGTTCGTGACAATTGTAAACCTTTATAC CGTTATTTGTTGTCGGACGACGATGAACATCGACAACTATTCGATCTTATTAAAAGAATGCTGGAATATGAGCCATCCCAAAGGATAGCACTGAAGGATGCCTTGCAACATCCATTTTTCGACTCTCTTCCAGCGCATCAGAGATTAACCGATCCACGTGCAGCCGGTGATTCACAACAAAGTCATGAACGATCGCACTCGCTCTCTCGATGA